A single Roseinatronobacter monicus DNA region contains:
- a CDS encoding HD family hydrolase: protein MPPPPRAWQRMLSGRRLDLLDPTPVDIEIEDIAHGLAFVARWNGQTMGDWPYSVAEHSLLVEEIFTRTSARPDPRWQLAALLHDAPEYVIGDMISPVKAAVGPSYGELDDRLSVAIHIRFGLPAHLPAAIKKRIKSADKLSAWLEATRIAGFTEAEANRFFGRPDPALLSELSLHLRPPRDARNAYLARHAELLAKM, encoded by the coding sequence ATGCCCCCACCCCCTCGCGCCTGGCAACGCATGTTGTCTGGCCGCCGCCTTGACCTGCTGGACCCGACCCCTGTCGATATCGAGATCGAGGATATCGCGCATGGTCTGGCCTTTGTTGCGCGCTGGAACGGGCAGACGATGGGCGACTGGCCCTATTCCGTGGCCGAACATTCCTTGCTGGTGGAAGAAATTTTCACCCGTACCAGTGCCCGCCCCGACCCGCGCTGGCAACTGGCCGCATTGCTGCATGATGCGCCGGAATATGTAATCGGGGACATGATTTCCCCGGTCAAGGCGGCGGTCGGCCCCAGCTATGGCGAATTGGATGACCGCCTCAGCGTGGCGATTCACATCCGCTTCGGGTTGCCCGCCCATCTGCCTGCCGCGATCAAGAAACGCATCAAATCCGCCGATAAACTCTCCGCATGGCTGGAGGCCACGCGCATCGCTGGCTTCACCGAGGCCGAGGCAAACCGGTTTTTTGGCCGCCCTGATCCGGCCCTGCTGTCGGAATTGTCGCTGCATCTGCGCCCCCCGCGCGACGCGCGCAACGCCTATCTGGCCCGCCATGCAGAGCTGCTTGCGAAAATGTAA